A genomic region of Nostoc sp. UHCC 0702 contains the following coding sequences:
- a CDS encoding acyltransferase domain-containing protein → MSANSIDTALAELEAQINNCENDLIRFIEAKKMKSEKPMSINKINRQLQQNPIAIVGMASLFPKARNLREYWQNIVNKIDCITDVPDTHWSVKDYYDPNPRTPEDKTYCKRGGFIPEVDFNPMEFGIPPSILEVTDVSQLLSLVVAKEAMEDAGYGESREFNRETVGVILGVAMAKQLGMPLSARLEYPIWEKVLKSSGLSDEDTKKIVDKIKSAYVKWDENAFPGMLANVVAGRIANRLNFGGMNCVVDAACASSFGALKMAISELIEHRSDMMLTGGVDTDNTIMAYISFSKTPAVSPSENVKPFDAKSDGMMLGEGIGMIVLKRLEDAERDNDKIYAVIKGIGTSSDGRYKSIYAPRKEGQVKALERAYEDAGFSPATVGLMEAHGTGTMAGDPTEFGSLRDFFGEHDSKRQHIALGSVKSQIGHTKAAAGAASLIKTALALHHKILPATINITEPNPKLNIQNSAFYLNTETRPWIRAEGEAPRRAGVSSFGFGGTNYHVVLEEHESEQNRAYRLHNSAREVVLFAPNPAQLLGKCEDILGKLQSDGGDRHYAQLVQECQSAEIPVVAARVGFVAENVQEACKLMQITIDWLKNKRSAASWDHPQGIYYRSTGMELGGKVVALFSGQGSQYLEMGQELVMNFPLMRRLHGYMDSLLIKDNLQPLSEIVFPRPVFDEAEKNAQIAALQRTEYAQPAIGVLSAGLYSILQQAGFKSDFVAGHSFGELTALWAGGVLSDQDYLFLVKARGQAMAAPEDPDHDAGSMLAVKEDISKVQAVLRQYPQVSIANYNSPTQIVVAGPTAEIAKVRQTLHDQGCAAVLLPVSAAFHTSLIAFAQKSFAIATKSVGFKTPQIPVFSNVTAKPYPKEPQGIQKILESHLSNSVLFKQEIENIYAAGGYCFVEFGPRKILSNLVKDTLGDRPHITVALNPSTQKNSDRSLREAVVQLRVLGLPLKNLDPYEVPPALPATEQKKALNVRLNGINYRSEKTKNAFALALQDGHKVSLPAALSNNSTPEFTETVAAIPAVKESNGHVAPTLVELSNNTNSSASRNGNGRDAVVTPSSPSSPPSPPSPLPEMNPASFSHQLAQESKMQTTPEKAIKFQRVLESLEYLLTKFQQNQAENLQAHGTYLNHQTEYTKTFFQLMQQQHALFANTKSSTETAQLKQVVMESVERSMMQFHAQQGETLRIHEQYLQEQIEYARNFFQLIQQEYSQLLSEEVTTELAQTPANQVSDRQFVPFTIATPVTEAPVPPTAKIVESQPEPVQQPVVKVTEAPVSPVWEIQPEPVAIPAPVVEPQPEVVVKISTPNAVESNPEPALTITAPIAVPNIDVADLGKNLLAITSDKTGYPVEMLELDMDMEADLGIDSIKRVEILGALQEMYPDLPKPNLEELAEKRTIGQVVEYLQTHASRSVSVEIAINELQDAPQMTIVAPAGATLVTAPEPVVTPVITEMEQTASNEYADLGQTLLAITSEKTGYPVEMLELDMDMEADLGIDSIKRVEILGTMQEMYPNLPKPNIEELGELRTIGQIVDYLQQLVGGEKKKSQPQFDFQPVQIIGNVGRRPAKLKFLPPPDSLDFTLPEGHISLITDDGSLTTSQVAKTLVERGWKVVVLSFPQSLIPQQSPLPAGVNRITLADMSEELLQHKLSAIATNFGTIGAFIHIHPAFQTSHISTIAYLEQDKAIVKHVFFMAKHLKKTLNEAARYQRSCFLTVTHLDGAFGFEHNTNFGAIAAGLFGLVKTLRWEWPKVFARAIDLSPTLDAQLSAQHIIAELHDPNLYISEVAYGSQGRVTLTTSFEK, encoded by the coding sequence ATGTCTGCTAATTCAATTGATACTGCCTTGGCGGAGTTAGAAGCCCAGATTAACAATTGTGAAAATGATTTGATTCGGTTTATAGAGGCGAAAAAAATGAAATCAGAAAAACCCATGTCAATTAACAAAATTAACAGACAATTACAACAAAATCCTATAGCCATTGTGGGTATGGCGTCTCTATTTCCCAAAGCCAGAAACTTACGGGAATACTGGCAAAATATAGTTAACAAAATTGACTGTATTACCGATGTGCCTGACACACATTGGAGCGTCAAAGATTACTACGATCCGAACCCCAGAACCCCCGAAGATAAAACCTACTGTAAAAGAGGCGGGTTTATTCCAGAGGTTGATTTTAACCCAATGGAATTTGGCATTCCTCCCAGCATCTTGGAAGTAACAGATGTATCACAACTATTAAGTTTAGTAGTTGCAAAAGAGGCAATGGAAGATGCCGGGTATGGTGAATCTCGTGAGTTTAACCGCGAAACTGTGGGTGTAATCTTAGGCGTGGCCATGGCCAAGCAATTGGGAATGCCACTTTCAGCCCGCTTAGAATATCCGATTTGGGAGAAAGTTCTCAAAAGCAGCGGTTTGTCTGATGAAGACACCAAAAAAATCGTTGATAAAATCAAAAGCGCCTACGTCAAGTGGGACGAAAACGCTTTCCCTGGAATGTTGGCTAACGTTGTGGCTGGTAGAATTGCCAACCGCTTGAACTTCGGCGGGATGAACTGTGTAGTTGATGCTGCTTGCGCTAGTTCCTTCGGCGCTTTAAAAATGGCCATCAGCGAACTGATAGAACATCGTTCTGACATGATGCTGACTGGTGGTGTAGACACCGACAACACCATCATGGCTTACATCTCCTTCAGCAAAACACCGGCAGTTTCTCCTAGTGAGAATGTCAAACCCTTCGATGCTAAATCTGATGGGATGATGTTGGGTGAAGGTATCGGGATGATTGTCCTCAAACGCCTAGAAGATGCCGAACGCGACAACGACAAAATTTATGCAGTTATCAAAGGCATCGGTACCTCTAGCGATGGACGCTACAAGAGTATTTATGCCCCTCGTAAAGAAGGTCAAGTCAAAGCCTTAGAACGTGCTTATGAAGATGCCGGTTTCTCTCCCGCCACCGTTGGCTTAATGGAAGCACACGGTACTGGCACAATGGCAGGCGACCCCACCGAATTCGGCTCTTTAAGAGACTTTTTTGGCGAACATGACTCAAAAAGACAGCATATCGCTTTGGGTAGCGTCAAATCACAAATCGGGCATACAAAAGCGGCTGCGGGTGCGGCAAGCTTGATTAAAACAGCTTTGGCACTGCATCACAAAATCTTACCAGCCACAATCAACATTACCGAGCCTAACCCCAAACTCAACATTCAAAATTCCGCATTTTATTTGAATACGGAAACTAGACCTTGGATTCGTGCGGAAGGTGAAGCCCCAAGACGTGCCGGCGTAAGTTCTTTCGGCTTCGGTGGTACTAACTATCACGTCGTTTTGGAAGAACACGAAAGCGAACAAAACCGTGCTTACCGTTTACATAATAGTGCGCGTGAGGTGGTACTGTTTGCCCCCAACCCTGCACAACTGCTGGGTAAATGCGAAGACATTTTAGGTAAGTTGCAATCTGATGGCGGTGACAGACATTATGCCCAATTAGTCCAGGAATGCCAATCAGCAGAAATTCCTGTGGTTGCAGCCAGAGTCGGGTTTGTCGCCGAGAATGTGCAAGAAGCCTGCAAGTTGATGCAAATTACTATCGACTGGCTGAAAAACAAGAGGTCAGCAGCATCCTGGGATCATCCCCAAGGAATTTACTATCGTTCCACTGGTATGGAGTTGGGCGGTAAAGTTGTGGCTTTATTCTCCGGTCAAGGTTCGCAATATTTGGAGATGGGCCAGGAACTGGTGATGAACTTCCCCCTGATGCGGCGTTTGCATGGCTACATGGATAGCTTGTTAATCAAAGATAATTTGCAACCGCTATCAGAAATAGTTTTCCCCCGTCCGGTGTTTGACGAGGCAGAAAAAAATGCTCAAATTGCTGCCTTGCAACGCACAGAATATGCTCAGCCTGCTATTGGAGTGTTGAGTGCTGGACTTTATTCTATATTGCAACAAGCTGGTTTCAAATCAGATTTTGTCGCCGGACACAGCTTTGGGGAATTAACAGCTTTGTGGGCAGGGGGTGTTTTGAGTGACCAAGATTACTTGTTCCTCGTCAAAGCTAGAGGTCAGGCAATGGCAGCCCCAGAAGACCCCGATCATGATGCGGGCAGTATGCTGGCTGTCAAAGAAGACATCAGCAAAGTACAAGCAGTACTGAGACAGTATCCGCAAGTATCCATCGCTAACTACAATTCTCCGACACAAATTGTCGTCGCAGGGCCCACCGCAGAAATTGCTAAAGTCCGGCAGACATTGCACGACCAAGGATGCGCTGCTGTATTATTACCCGTGTCCGCAGCCTTCCATACATCACTGATTGCCTTCGCTCAAAAATCCTTTGCGATCGCTACTAAGTCCGTTGGTTTCAAAACTCCCCAAATCCCCGTTTTCAGCAACGTCACCGCCAAGCCCTATCCCAAAGAACCCCAAGGTATTCAAAAAATCCTGGAAAGCCACCTCTCCAACTCGGTGCTGTTTAAACAGGAAATTGAAAATATCTATGCAGCAGGTGGTTACTGCTTCGTGGAATTTGGGCCGAGGAAAATTCTTTCCAACTTAGTGAAAGATACCCTAGGCGATCGCCCCCACATCACCGTTGCCTTGAACCCCAGCACCCAAAAGAATAGCGATCGCTCTTTGCGAGAAGCAGTTGTACAGTTACGCGTACTTGGTTTGCCTTTGAAAAACCTCGACCCCTATGAAGTACCACCTGCACTACCTGCAACTGAGCAAAAGAAGGCGTTGAATGTACGTTTAAACGGCATCAACTATCGCTCGGAAAAAACCAAAAATGCCTTTGCTCTCGCTTTGCAAGATGGACATAAAGTTAGTTTACCTGCTGCTTTATCAAACAATTCCACCCCTGAATTTACTGAAACTGTGGCAGCAATTCCAGCAGTAAAAGAGAGTAACGGACATGTTGCACCCACTCTCGTTGAACTTTCAAATAATACTAATTCCTCCGCATCTAGAAACGGAAATGGGCGAGATGCAGTAGTAACTCCCTCATCCCCCTCATCTCCCCCATCTCCCCCATCCCCCCTACCTGAAATGAATCCTGCGTCCTTTTCACATCAACTAGCCCAGGAATCGAAGATGCAAACAACACCAGAAAAAGCTATAAAATTCCAAAGGGTACTAGAAAGTTTAGAGTACCTATTAACAAAGTTTCAGCAAAATCAAGCTGAGAATTTACAAGCCCACGGCACTTACCTCAACCATCAGACGGAATACACTAAAACATTTTTCCAACTGATGCAACAGCAACATGCTTTGTTTGCTAATACTAAATCTTCCACAGAAACAGCACAACTCAAGCAAGTTGTCATGGAAAGCGTAGAACGCAGCATGATGCAGTTTCACGCCCAACAAGGTGAAACCCTACGCATTCACGAGCAATATCTGCAAGAACAGATAGAATACGCGAGAAACTTTTTCCAACTCATCCAGCAAGAGTATTCGCAGTTACTTTCAGAAGAGGTAACTACGGAATTAGCCCAAACACCAGCCAATCAAGTAAGCGATCGCCAGTTTGTACCTTTCACCATCGCTACACCCGTCACCGAAGCACCCGTACCCCCCACGGCTAAAATAGTCGAAAGCCAGCCGGAACCTGTACAGCAGCCCGTAGTTAAGGTTACTGAAGCACCTGTATCTCCAGTTTGGGAAATTCAGCCTGAGCCTGTAGCCATACCTGCTCCTGTGGTAGAGCCTCAGCCAGAAGTAGTAGTTAAAATTAGCACACCTAACGCTGTAGAATCTAACCCTGAACCTGCACTCACAATTACTGCACCCATAGCTGTTCCCAACATTGATGTCGCTGACTTGGGTAAAAATCTGTTAGCCATCACCAGCGACAAAACTGGCTACCCAGTGGAGATGTTGGAACTAGACATGGATATGGAAGCCGACTTAGGTATTGATTCCATCAAACGGGTAGAAATTCTGGGAGCATTACAAGAGATGTATCCCGATTTACCCAAGCCAAACTTAGAAGAACTGGCAGAAAAACGTACCATCGGGCAAGTTGTCGAATATCTGCAAACCCACGCTTCTAGAAGTGTCTCTGTAGAAATCGCCATTAACGAACTACAAGATGCACCGCAGATGACAATTGTAGCTCCAGCCGGGGCAACATTAGTGACTGCACCTGAGCCAGTTGTTACCCCAGTCATTACAGAGATGGAACAAACAGCTAGCAATGAGTATGCAGACTTAGGTCAAACTCTCCTAGCCATCACCAGCGAGAAAACTGGCTACCCAGTAGAGATGCTGGAACTAGACATGGATATGGAAGCCGACTTAGGCATTGACTCCATCAAACGGGTAGAAATTTTGGGGACGATGCAAGAAATGTACCCCAACCTACCCAAGCCAAACATCGAAGAACTGGGAGAACTCCGCACCATCGGGCAAATAGTTGATTATCTCCAGCAGTTAGTTGGAGGTGAAAAAAAAAAGTCTCAGCCACAGTTTGACTTCCAGCCAGTCCAGATAATCGGTAACGTGGGGCGGCGTCCAGCCAAACTCAAATTCCTGCCACCACCCGATAGTTTAGATTTCACTTTACCAGAGGGACACATCAGTTTAATTACTGATGATGGTTCCCTCACCACCTCCCAAGTAGCGAAAACCTTAGTAGAACGCGGTTGGAAAGTAGTAGTTTTAAGCTTCCCCCAATCGCTCATCCCGCAACAATCGCCCTTACCAGCCGGAGTTAATCGCATCACCCTAGCAGATATGAGTGAAGAACTACTCCAACACAAATTATCAGCGATCGCGACTAACTTCGGCACCATTGGGGCATTCATCCACATTCACCCAGCATTCCAGACAAGCCACATCAGCACAATTGCTTACTTAGAACAGGACAAAGCCATAGTTAAGCACGTCTTCTTCATGGCCAAACACCTCAAGAAAACCCTCAACGAAGCAGCCCGTTACCAACGTAGTTGTTTCCTCACCGTGACTCACTTAGATGGAGCCTTTGGCT